A single window of Debaryomyces hansenii CBS767 chromosome F complete sequence DNA harbors:
- a CDS encoding DEHA2F11858p (no similarity) — protein sequence MKFFSVIIYTLKVNLLQVLVNNCRSHSISLQFIDSSIFEASASSTHPDEYADNAFVVNITDIPIM from the coding sequence ATGAAATTCTTCTCAGTTATCATATACACTTTAAAAGTGAATTTATTGCAGGTGTTGGTAAACAACTGTCGATCGCATTCGATTTCGTTACAGTTTATTGATAGTTCTATATTTGAAGCTAGTGCTTCGAGTACACATCCAGATGAATATGCCGATAATGCATTCGTGGTCAATATTACCGATATACCGATTATGTGA
- a CDS encoding DEHA2F11880p (similar to uniprot|P38988 Saccharomyces cerevisiae YDL198C GGC1 Mitochondrial GTP/GDP transporter essential for mitochondrial genome maintenance) encodes MSPHATTDKKQSGTARVLGSASAGICEIAVFHPVDTISKRLMSNHGKITSATQLNSVIFREHAQEVLGKRLFTLFPGLGYAACYKILQRVYKYGGQPFANEFLTKNFKDNYESWFGPKTGKALLSATAGSIIGIGEVVLLPLDVLKIKRQTNPESFRGRGVLKIFADEGFGLYRGWGWTAARNAPGSFALFGGNSFAKEYIFGLSDYSSATWSQNFITSIFGASASLIVSAPLDVIKTRIQNRNFDNPQSGFTILKNMAKNEGISSFFKGLTPKLLTTGPKLVFSFALAQSLIPAFDKMLK; translated from the coding sequence ATGTCACCACACGCCACAACCGATAAGAAACAATCAGGAACCGCTAGAGTATTGGGTTCTGCTTCTGCTGGGATCTGTGAAATCGCAGTTTTCCATCCAGTGGACACCATTTCCAAGAGATTAATGTCAAATCATGGTAAGATTACCTCTGCTACCCAATTAAACAGCGTTATTTTCAGAGAACACGCACAAGAAGTATTGGGAAAGAGATTATTCACGTTATTCCCTGGTTTAGGATATGCTGCTTGTTACAAGATCTTACAGAGAGTTTACAAGTACGGTGGACAACCATTTGCTAACGAGTTTTTGACTAAGAATTTCAAGGACAACTACGAATCGTGGTTTGGTCCTAAGACCGGTAAGGCGTTATTATCGGCCACTGCAGGTTCGATTATTGGTATTGGTGAAGTCGTGTTATTGCCTTTGGATGTGTTGAAGATCAAACGTCAAACAAACCCTGAATCTTTCCGTGGTAGAGGTgtattgaagatttttgCCGATGAAGGATTTGGTTTGTACAGAGGTTGGGGTTGGACTGCAGCCAGAAACGCTCCTGGTTCTTTTGCTTTGTTCGGGGGTAACTCTTTTGCCAAAGAATACATCTTTGGCTTGAGTGACTACTCGTCTGCCACTTGGTCTCAAAATTTCATCACATCCATCTTCGGTGCCTCTGCTTCTTTGATTGTTTCTGCCCCATTGGATGTCATCAAGACCAGAATACAAAACAGAAACTTCGATAACCCTCAATCTGGTTTCACaatcttgaagaatatggCCAAAAATGAAGGTATTAGCTCTTTCTTCAAAGGTTTAACCCCAAAGCTTTTAACCACCGGTCCTAAGTTGGTCTTCTCGTTTGCATTAGCTCAATCCTTGATCCCAGCCTTTGATAAAATGTTGAAATAG
- a CDS encoding DEHA2F11902p (similar to uniprot|P39081 Saccharomyces cerevisiae YDR228C PCF11 mRNA 3' end processing factor essential component of cleavage and polyadenylation factor IA (CF IA) involved in pre-mRNA 3' end processing and in transcription termination), which translates to MASDSKSAIVEDYAQSLTDLTFNSRPIIDNLTTIAKENTNVADGITNAITNRILKCIPDHKLFVLYVLDSVCKNVGNPYNILVGDEIFKLFSHVYLLVNGQVRQKLVNLFETWKITKTKGTNLPLFPREQLDKISAFLTQAHAKNSKRNDQLTNKVLIDDINTLVPIFQNKLINNPDPRLTDRFNALNQLKTLLQSQTMNVNELQAVQTQLQTIKQQELNTYNTPIPTPAATPATTPGLPNTPKVQNNKARDIFGMLVVSGLIKVDQSLKPGSLPTYELNFPKQKYQPTVNIPNNVDLPSNSVLEQLLINSNAKFNIPSSNIARTEYEQIKFNELNNLAIDSKGLQNFINANKISNSTKSLLYEAKSSKCGTCGKRFTTDEAGVSKRRLHLDWHFRINKKMATSSVQSRVWYLDDYDWVKFRDENLLEYSTTSNTESLQTSIMNNSNVTKAETPYVTIPSNETNMNNKCLICRDQIKATYNDDLGEWCWFNCIRAPGEGKNSRKICHATCFNEANKKRGAVDELNTKVKREKF; encoded by the coding sequence ATGGCAAGTGATTCGAAATCTGCAATAGTAGAGGATTATGCCCAAAGTTTGACTGATTTAACTTTCAACTCGCGTCCAATCATTGATAATCTCACCACCATTGCCAAAGAGAATACCAACGTAGCAGACGGTATTACTAATGCAATAACAAACAGAATACTCAAATGTATCCCTGATCACAAATTATTTGTGCTCTATGTGTTGGATTCAGTGTGTAAGAATGTTGGAAACCCGTATAATATATTGGTGggtgatgaaatattcaaactCTTTTCACACGTTTATTTGTTGGTTAACGGACAGGTGAGACAGAAACttgttaatttatttgaaacatGGAAGATTACTAAGACTAAGGGGACTAACTTGCCACTATTTCCCAGAGAGCAGTTAGACAAGATTTCTGCCTTTTTAACGCAGGCGCATGCTAAGAATTCGAAGAGAAATGATCAATTGACTAATAAGGTTTTGATCGACGATATCAACACATTGGTTCCTATTTTCCAGAACAAACTCATAAACAACCCCGATCCAAGACTTACTGACAGATTTAATGCcttgaatcaattaaagACATTATTGCAGAGCCAAACTATGAACGTTAATGAATTACAGGCGGTGCAAACACAATTACAGACCATCAAACAACAGGAGTTAAACACCTATAATACACCTATACCCACTCCAGCAGCAACCCCGGCAACAACTCCAGGGTTACCAAATACCCCTAAGGTTCAGAATAACAAAGCTAGGGATATCTTTGGCATGCTTGTGGTATCTGGCTTAATTAAAGTCGATCAATCACTTAAACCTGGCTCCTTGCCAACATATGAGTTAAACTTCCccaaacaaaaatatcaacCCACGGTTAATATTCCTAATAATGTAGATTTACCTTCAAATAGTGTATTAGAACAGTTATTAATAAACTCGAAtgcaaaattcaatattccAAGCTCAAATATAGCTAGAACGGAATATgaacaaataaaattcaatgaattaaataatttagcCATTGACTCAAAAGGGTTacaaaatttcataaatgCTAAcaagatttcaaattcaaccaaATCTTTGTTATACGAGGCAAAGTCATCGAAGTGTGGTACATGCGGTAAAAGATTTACTACAGATGAAGCTGGTGTTAGTAAAAGAAGATTGCATTTGGATTGGCATTTCCGTATAAATAAGAAGATGGCCACATCAAGCGTGCAATCAAGAGTATGGTATTTGGATGACTACGACTGGGTCAAATTCAGAGATGAAAACTTGTTAGAATACTCAACTACATCAAATACAGAGTCTTTACAGACCAGCATCATGAACAATTCCAATGTGACCAAAGCTGAAACACCTTACGTTACAATTCCATCAAATGAaacaaatatgaataataagTGTCTTATTTGTCGTGATCAAATAAAAGCTACATATAACGATGACCTTGGGGAATGGTGTTGGTTCAACTGTATCAGAGCTCCAGGTGAAGGGAAAAATAGCCGTAAAATCTGTCATGCTACATGCTTCAACGAAGCAAATAAAAAGAGAGGTGCAGTGGATGAGTTGAATACAAAGGTAAAGCGAGAAAAGTTCTAA
- a CDS encoding DEHA2F11924p (similar to uniprot|P07170 Saccharomyces cerevisiae YDR226W ADK1 adenylate kinase), with protein MSVEDLKATVTKLQDRISYLEQKAGVVPNVPKSVRMVLIGPPGAGKGTQAPNLKEKYCACHLATGDMLRAQVAAKSALGVEAKKIMDQGGLVSDEIMVNMIKSELENNKECSNGFILDGFPRTIPQAEKLDSMLETRKTPLENAVELKIDDELLVARITGRLVHPASGRSYHKLFNPPKKDMIDDVSGDALVQRSDDNEDALKKRLVTYHKQTEPIVDYYRKTGIWSGVDASQKPGKVWDDILKCLGQK; from the coding sequence ATGTCTGTCGAAGATTTAAAAGCTACTGTCACTAAGTTACAAGATAgaatttcatatttggaACAAAAAGCCGGCGTTGTGCCAAATGTGCCAAAATCAGTCAGAATGGTCTTAATTGGACCTCCAGGAGCTGGTAAGGGTACCCAAGCTCCAAACTTGAAGGAAAAGTACTGTGCTTGTCACTTAGCTACTGGTGATATGTTGAGAGCACAAGTTGCTGCTAAGTCGGCATTGGGTGTTGAAGCTAAGAAGATTATGGATCAAGGTGGATTAGTTTCTGACGAAATCATGGTTAACATGATCAAGTCTGAATTAGAAAACAACAAGGAATGTTCTAACGGTTTCATTTTGGATGGATTCCCAAGAACTATCCCACAAGCCGAAAAATTGGACTCTATGTTGGAAACCAGAAAGACTCCATTAGAAAACGCTGTTGAATTAAAGATcgatgatgaattattggttGCTAGAATCACTGGTAGATTAGTCCACCCAGCATCAGGTAGATCATACCACAAGTTATTCAACCCACCAAAGAAAGACATGATCGACGATGTTTCTGGTGACGCGTTAGTTCAAAGATCCGACGATAACGAAGATGCTTTGAAGAAGAGATTAGTTACCTACCATAAGCAAACCGAACCAATTGTCGATTACTACAGAAAGACCGGTATTTGGTCTGGTGTCGATGCTTCCCAAAAACCAGGTAAGGTTTGGGATGACATCTTAAAATGCTTAGGtcaaaaataa
- a CDS encoding DEHA2F11946p (no similarity), producing MTRKKKKPLVFVTSLVETGGICSFQSYYLKSISPIAPRTR from the coding sequence ATGACcaggaagaagaagaagcctCTTGTTTTCGTGACTAGTCTCGTTGAGACAGGAGGTATTTGTTCTTTTCAAAGTTATTACCTCAAGTCAATCTCGCCAATTGCACCGAGAACACGATAA
- a CDS encoding DEHA2F11968p (similar to CA4283|CaIFJ4 Candida albicans CaIFJ4 Unknown function), with protein MISLSGLLTLLGIPIRALILAVKFYTVGLPYRKYSNSLKRCLRLLVFRTALSLSVFDAYYISFMSNDFVINKIVPLFHKSITSKLPGYGTRYDKNSLWLVKQPNREPGDPILIYIHGGAYFLQTQPEQIESVLSMYKLIKPDKQARLSILLLDYKLASYGYPFPTQMNQLHETYSNLVTNEGNTNIILMGDSAGGNLTLGYLQFLKKTQLENIVYPSKLVMISPWVKLKPTPDIMVPGNSFYDNSDRDMIAYSQFSEMNKILHITDGNNLNSLQVCPGVNPTQEENWDDIPTLKDPNYDVFVLAGEDESLRDSILDWCQYAFDVPLNTQYKYGNSNNQFDKEGYEYIRKNDPGSCHLRLYIEPWGIHDSCLFFENHLISKIKKQESDPKKSSLDVNHIDDKEFYGLTRIVQFLNDTL; from the coding sequence ATGATTTCGTTGTCAGGGTTGCTCACATTACTTGGTATTCCTATCAGGGCATTGATTTTGGCAGTGAAATTTTATACTGTTGGGCTTCCATATCGAAAATATTCTAACAGTTTAAAGCGATGTTTAAGGCTCCTTGTTTTCAGAACAGCACTTTCGTTAAGTGTCTTCGATGCTTATTACATCTCATTTATGAGTAATGATTTCGTTATCAACAAGATTGTTCCTCTTTTCCATAAGTCCATTACAAGTAAATTACCTGGATATGGTACTAGATACGATAAGAATTCTTTATGGTTGGTTAAACAACCAAATAGGGAACCGGGTGATccaattttgatttatattcaCGGTGGAGCCTATTTTTTACAAACACAACCTGAACAAATAGAGTCGGTTTTGTCAATGTATAAGTTGATCAAGCCAGACAAGCAAGCACGCTTATCCatcttattattagattatAAGTTGGCGTCATACGGTTACCCGTTTCCTACTCAGATGAACCAATTACACGAGACATATCTGAATTTGGTTACAAATGAAGGCAATactaatataattttaatggGAGACTCCGCCGGGGGGAATTTAACTCTTGGATACTTacaattcttgaagaagaCACAGTTAGAGAATATAGTCTACCCATCGAAATTAGTTATGATCAGTCCATGGGTCAAACTAAAGCCAACACCCGACATAATGGTTCCTGGTAATTCGTTTTATGATAATAGTGACCGCGATATGATTGCATACTCTCAATTCAGCGAGATGAACAAAATACTCCACATAACAGATGGAAATAATCTTAATAGCTTGCAAGTGTGTCCAGGTGTCAATCCTACCCAAGAAGAGAACTGGGATGATATCCCAACATTGAAAGACCCTAACTATGACGTTTTCGTACTTGCGGGCGAAGATGAATCTCTCAGAGATAGCATTTTGGATTGGTGTCAATATGCATTTGATGTACCACTCAATACGcaatataaatatggtAATTCTAATAACCAGTTTGACAAAGAAGGATATGAATACATTAGAAAGAATGACCCGGGACTGTGCCATTTGAGACTTTATATTGAGCCATGGGGTATTCATGATAGCTGtttattctttgaaaatCATTTGATACTGAAGATCAAGAAACAAGAAAGTGATCCAAAAAAGTCTTCTCTAGATGTTAACCACATAGATGACAAGGAATTTTATGGTCTTACAAGAATAGTTCAATTCTTAAATGATACATTATAA
- a CDS encoding DEHA2F11990p (weakly similar to uniprot|P53324 Saccharomyces cerevisiae YGR263C presents weak similarity to a putative E. coli protein defined as a lipase-like enzyme), producing the protein MISLSGLLTLLGIPVRALILAVKFYTVGLPYRKYSNSLKQCLRLLVFRTAVSLSVFDAYYISFMSNDFVINKIVPLFHKSITSKLPGYGTRYDKNSFWLVKQPNREPDDPILIYIHGGGYFLQTQPDQMESVLSMYKLIKPDKQARLSILLLDYKLASYGYPFPTQMNQLHETYSNLVTNEGNTNIILMGDSAGGNLSLGYLQFLKKTQLENLVYPSKLVLISPWVKLQPASDVMVPGNSYYDNSERDMIAYSQFGDPKKVVHITGEGDLDSLQVCPGARPTQVENWNDIPTLKDPRFDVFVITGEDESFRDSILDWCQYALDVPLNTQYKYGNSNNQFDKEGYEYIRKNDPGSCHLRLYIEPWGIHDSCLFFENHLISKIKKQESDPKKSSLDVNHIDDKEFYGITRIVQFLNDTL; encoded by the coding sequence ATGATTTCGTTATCAGGGTTGCTCACATTACTTGGTATTCCTGTCAGGGCATTGATTTTGGCAGTGAAATTTTATACTGTTGGGCTTCCATATCGAAAATATTCTAACAGTTTAAAGCAATGTTTAAGGCTCCTTGTCTTCAGAACTGCAGTTTCGTTAAGTGTCTTCGATGCTTATTATATCTCATTTATGAGTAATGATTTCGTTATCAACAAGATTGTTCCTCTTTTCCATAAGTCCATTACAAGTAAATTACCTGGATATGGTACTAGATACGATAAGAACTCTTTCTGGTTGGTTAAACAACCAAATAGGGAACCAGATGATccaattttgatttatattcaCGGTGGTGGTTATTTTTTACAAACACAACCTGACCAAATGGAGTCGGTTTTGTCAATGTATAAGTTGATCAAGCCAGACAAGCAAGCACGCCTATCCatcttattattagattatAAGTTGGCGTCATACGGTTACCCGTTTCCTACTCAGATGAACCAATTACACGAGACATATCTGAATTTGGTTACAAATGAAGGCAATactaatataattttaatggGAGACTCCGCTGGGGGAAACTTATCACTTGGATACTTacaattcttgaagaagaCACAGTTAGAGAATTTGGTCTACCCATCGAAATTGGTTTTGATCAGTCCATGGGTAAAATTACAACCGGCACTGGATGTAATGGTTCCTGGTAACTCATATTATGATAACAGTGAACGTGATATGATTGCTTATTCTCAGTTCGGTGATCCGAAGAAAGTGGTTCACATAACGGGTGAAGGTGATCTTGATAGTTTACAAGTCTGCCCAGGTGCTAGACCTACCCAGGTAGAAAATTGGAATGATATCCCAACCTTGAAAGATCCTAGATTTGATGTGTTTGTAATTACCGGTGAAGATGAAAGTTTCAGAGATAGCATTTTGGATTGGTGCCAATATGCTCTTGATGTACCACTCAATACGcaatataaatatggtAATTCTAATAACCAGTTTGACAAAGAAGGATATGAATACATTAGAAAGAATGACCCGGGACTGTGCCATTTGAGACTTTATATTGAGCCATGGGGTATTCATGATAGCTGtttattctttgaaaatCATTTGATACTGAAGATCAAGAAACAAGAAAGTGATCCAAAAAAGTCTTCTCTAGATGTTAACCACATAGATGATAAGGAGTTCTATGGTATTACAAGGATAGTTCAATTCTTAAATGATacattataa
- a CDS encoding DEHA2F12012p (similar to uniprot|P36013 Saccharomyces cerevisiae YKL029C MAE1 Mitochondrial malic enzyme catalyzes the oxidative decarboxylation of malate to pyruvate which is a key intermediate in sugar metabolism and a precursor for synthesis of several amino acids), with amino-acid sequence MLKANNFNTRIAKTTKLGKIQIRSNSNGVNNSNSSIHTHTIKTPVGIKAAIASLKPKTTRLSIEGPIECDLQGFALLNAPGFNKGSAFSKEERQAFGLEGLLPSRINSLDEQVERAYRQFSYLKTPLAKNDFCTSMRIQNKVLYYELVRRHIREMIPIIYTPTEGDAIAAYSHRFRKPEGCFLDITEPDMIDKRLSAFGEDKDIDYIVVSDGEGILGIGDQGVGGVRIAIAKLGLMTLCGGVHPGRVLPIVLDVGTNNQELLHDELYMGNKFPRVRGKEYWDFIDKFINAVKQRFPNAVLHYEDFGVSTGRKMLQKYRESLPSFNDDIQGTGAVVMASMTAALQFSDRNLLDSKVLIYGAGSAGLGIADQIVNHMVSHGATEEQAVASIHCMDRRGLLLKSFDEMSDAQTKYADVDSEWEGVDTRNLVEVIRHVKPTVLVGCSTQAGAFTEQVIKEMYNHNKQPIVFPLSNPTRLHEAFPIDIMKWTDNKALIATGSPFEPVNGFAISENNNCFTFPGIGLGAVLSRCTTISDTMVSAAVDQLASLSPKMENPKNGLLPRLEQIDEVSAKVATAVILQSLKEGTARVESEEKPDGGFVEVPKDFNKCLKWVQSQMWKPIYRPLVKVKHVPEVHTYQH; translated from the coding sequence ATGCTTAAAgctaataatttcaatactAGAATAGCCAAAACGACGAAACTTGGGAAAATCCAAATTCGAAGTAATAGCAATGGTGTGAACAATTCGAATTCGTCGATCCACACACATACTATCAAAACACCAGTTGGAATCAAGGCAGCGATTGCATCCTTGAAGCCTAAGACCACTAGATTATCGATTGAGGGTCCAATAGAATGCGATTTGCAGGGATTTGCCCTTTTGAATGCTCCTGGGTTCAATAAAGGATCGGCGTTTagcaaagaagaaagacAGGCATTTGGATTGGAAGGGTTATTGCCGTCAAGAATAAACTCGTTGGACGAACAAGTAGAAAGAGCTTACAGACAGTTCTCTTACTTGAAGACTCCGTTAGCAAAAAATGACTTCTGTACCTCTATGAGGATCCAAAATAAGGTCTTATATTATGAATTGGTAAGACGCCATATTAGGGAAATGATCCCTATTATCTACACACCAACCGAAGGTGATGCCATTGCTGCTTATTCGCATAGATTTAGGAAGCCAGAAGGTTGCTTTTTGGATATCACCGAGCCAGATATGATCGATAAAAGATTATCGGCGTTTGGGGAAGACaaagatattgattatatagTTGTCTCTGATGGTGAGGGTATTTTAGGTATTGGTGATCAAGGAGTCGGTGGCGTTAGAATTGCCATTGCCAAATTGGGATTAATGACCTTGTGTGGTGGTGTCCATCCAGGTAGAGTATTACCAATTGTTCTTGATGTGGGTACTAATAACCAAGAATTGCTCCATGACGAATTATACATGGGCAACAAATTTCCAAGAGTTCGTGGTAAAGAATACTGGGATTTCATagataaattcattaatgcTGTTAAGCAAAGATTTCCAAATGCTGTTTTGCATTATGAAGACTTTGGTGTTTCAACTGGTAGAAAAATGTTGCAAAAATATAGAGAATCATTACCTTCTTTTAACGATGACATTCAAGGTACTGGTGCTGTTGTTATGGCTTCCATGACTGCTGCTTTACAATTTTCTGACagaaatttattagattcaaAGGTTTTAATTTATGGTGCGGGTTCTGCAGGTTTAGGTATCGCTGACCAAATTGTAAATCATATGGTTAGTCATGGTGCTACAGAAGAACAAGCAGTAGCATCCATTCATTGCATGGACCGTCGTGGTTTACTTTTGAAATCATTCGATGAAATGTCAGACGCACAAACCAAGTATGCTGATGTAGATAGTGAATGGGAAGGAGTAGACACAAGAAATTTGGTAGAAGTAATAAGACATGTCAAGCCTACAGTTTTGGTTGGATGTTCAACTCAGGCTGGGGCATTTACAGAGCAAGTTATTAAGGAAATGTATAATCACAACAAACAACCAATTGTTTTCCCATTATCAAATCCAACAAGATTGCATGAAGCTTTCCCTATAGACATTATGAAATGGACGGATAACAAGGCATTAATTGCTACCGGTTCGCCATTTGAGCCTGTTAACGGGTTTGCTATTTCTGAGAACAATAACTGTTTTACTTTCCCAGGTATTGGATTGGGTGCTGTATTGTCAAGATGTACAACAATCTCAGATACTATGGTATCAGCAGCAGTAGACCAGTTAGCCCTGTTATCTCCAAAAATGGAAAACCCTAAGAATGGCTTATTGCCAAGATTGGAACAAATCGATGAGGTGAGTGCTAAGGTTGCTACCGCCGTTATTTTACAATCATTAAAAGAAGGTACGGCAAGAGTTGAAAGCGAAGAAAAACCTGATGGTGGGTTTGTCGAAGTACCAAAAGACTTTAATAAGTGCTTAAAGTGGGTTCAATCGCAAATGTGGAAACCAATTTATAGGCCATTGGTTAAAGTCAAGCATGTTCCAGAAGTTCATACATATCAACACTag
- a CDS encoding DEHA2F12034p (similar to uniprot|O93997 Candida albicans Ca20C1 Hypothetical protein Ca20C1.09): MPEVAEVAHVCALMRRNLLGFRISKVKMNNDPLLFPFLKNNPNAEQELADLQSKLTGSTVKSVGRHGKYFWLRLSLNKESKDETGVLLMHFGMTGMIKIRNVKSHLIFMENGGDKKVLKRLEEEKKSTGAQSKYFKKEENDEAKSSDGDSSLLEPSKNNTDIKSEDTKEIEGMNEPDEEEWPPRFVKFEMELQTENERFDLAFVDPRRLGKVRFLSGPLVQSDNDLMKQDPLSALGPDYSKPLEISRTEFTTGDPDPDNHGKCRLSLEEFNKLILSKKKPIKSLLLEQEFFAGVGNWVGDEIIYHARIHPNEVLSSKIPKGDSVDSIIERLYNSLLYVCELSVRVEGDVSQFPSNWLMIYRWGKRRKNSPKPKTDEGYEVDHVTVGGRTSCFVPKLQKMIRKSAASEIRDTKELETEEKPRKRRKV, translated from the exons ATGCCCGAAGTAGCAGAA GTTGCCCATGTGTGTGCGTTGATGAGGAGAAATCTACTTGGATTCAGAATTTCGAAAGTTAAGATGAATAATGATCCACTCCTATTTCCttttttgaaaaacaaTCCCAATGCAGAGCAAGAATTGGCTGATTTACAGTCGAAATTAACAGGTTCCACTGTTAAGTCTGTTGGGCGACATGGAAAATACTTTTGGTTACGGTTGAGCCTTAACAAAGAATCAAAGGATGAAACTGGTGTTTTATTGATGCATTTTGGAATGACAGGCATGATTAAAATTAGGAACGTCAAATCCCACTTAATATTTATGGAAAATGGAGGTGACAAGAAAGTGTTGAAGAGGTTGGAAGAGGAGAAAAAGTCAACTGGGGCTCAATCGAAGtatttcaagaaagagGAGAATGACGAGGCCAAATCGTCGGATGGAGACAGCTCATTATTAGAGCCTCTGAAAAATAATACAGATATAAAACTGGAGGACACCAAAGAAATCGAGGGAATGAATGAACCCGATGAGGAAGAATGGCCACCCAGGTTTGTTAAATTCGAAATGGAATTGCAAACAGAAAACGAGAGATTCGATCTTGCTTTTGTTGATCCACGAAGGTTAGGTAAAGTGAGGTTTCTATCTGGTCCATTGGTTCAATcagataatgatttaatgaAACAAGATCCATTGTCAGCGTTGGGGCCCGATTATTCAAAACCACTTGAAATATCCAGGACAGAATTTACCACCGGAGATCCCGATCCTGACAACCATGGAAAATGTAGATTATCTCTTGAGGAATTTaacaaattaatattgtcCAAGAAAAAGCCTATTAAAAGCTTATTACTTGAGCAGGAGTTTTTTGCTGGTGTGGGAAATTGGGTAGGTGACGAGATTATCTACCACGCCAGGATTCATCCCAATGAAGTGTTGAGCAGTAAAATACCAAAAGGGGATTCAGTGGATAGTATAATCGAAAGACTATACAACTCATTATTATATGTATGTGAGTTGAGTGTCCGCGTAGAAGGAGATGTTTCTCAGTTTCCTTCAAATTGGCTCATGATTTATAGATGGGGTAAGAGACGGAAAAATAGTCCCAAACCGAAGACTGATGAAGGGTATGAGGTTGATCATGTCACAGTTGGCGGAAGAACAAGTTGTTTTGTCCCAAAATTACAAAAGATGATACGCAAACTGGCTGCATCCGAAATTCGGGATACCAAGGAATTGGAAACCGAAGAAAAaccaagaaagagaagaaaagtGTAG
- a CDS encoding DEHA2F12078p (similar to uniprot|Q03390 Saccharomyces cerevisiae YDR486C VPS60 vacuolar protein sorting (putative) strat by similarity), translating into MNRLFGSKSTAPKPSLNDAVKNIDDRVGSFDVKLSKINAELSTYQQKIARMRDGPGKSALKQKALKLLRQRKQVEAQKDQLENQSWNMTQAAMTTDNLQNTMITVDAMKAANKQLKKTYGKIDVDKIEALQDEMLDLIDKSNELQESLSTSYDVPDEISESELDAELDALGEEMDFENEMAESGVGVPSYLNDGEQTGSESLPTFIDEPTDENPTKVAI; encoded by the coding sequence ATGAATAGACTTTTTGGGTCTAAAAGCACTGCGCCGAAACCATCGTTGAACGATGCTGTAAAAAATATAGATGACAGAGTTGGGAGTTTCGATGTAAAATTATCCAAGATAAACGCAGAATTGTCTACTTATCAACAAAAGATAGCCAGGATGAGAGATGGGCCAGGTAAATCTGCATTGAAACAAAAAGCACTTAAATTATTGAGACAAAGAAAACAGGTGGAGGCTCAAAAAGATCAATTAGAAAACCAATCGTGGAATATGACTCAAGCAGCAATGACTACAGACAACTTGCAGAATACAATGATAACAGTTGATGCCATGAAGGCGGCTAATAAACAACTCAAGAAAACATATGGCAAAATAGATGTTGATAAGATTGAAGCATTGCAGGATGAAATGCTTGACTTGATTGACAAATCAAACGAATTACAAGAATCATTACTGACAAGCTATGACGTTCCGGATGAAATAAGTGAATCTGAATTAGACGCTGAATTAGATGCGTTGGGCGAGGAAATGgactttgaaaatgaaatggCTGAAAGCGGCGTTGGCGTACCTAGTTATTTGAACGACGGTGAACAAACAGGTAGTGAAAGCTTACCGacatttattgatgaacCTACTGACGAAAACCCTACAAAAGTTGCCATCTAG